The following are encoded together in the Deltaproteobacteria bacterium genome:
- a CDS encoding RNA polymerase factor sigma-32, producing the protein MAEHPPIEVVDDSEEPSEDAPVEPVLLDDVDAPVEDAEAEESSGALVPFDALQRYLSEIRRYPILTREEEHELAVQYKELGDIEAAYTLVRSNLRLVVMIAREYERAFRNLLDLVQEGNIGLMESLKNFDPYRGVRFPSYAVWWIRAYIIRYLMNNWRMVKLGTTQAQRRLFFNLQKEKEKLEAEGFVPGAKLIAQRLDVKESEVIEMDQRLSGRDVSTDAPMAQGESLTLLNTLTDNSPTPEERLADAEYREAVKARLTAFGEGLKDKELVVFRERLLAEEPLTLREIGERYGISRERVRQIESRVKKKLKSYLSEEFEVLEGFNERA; encoded by the coding sequence ATGGCTGAACATCCGCCCATCGAAGTCGTCGACGATAGCGAGGAGCCGTCCGAGGACGCGCCCGTCGAACCCGTGTTGCTCGACGATGTCGACGCGCCCGTGGAGGACGCCGAAGCGGAGGAGTCCTCCGGCGCGCTGGTTCCGTTCGACGCGCTGCAGCGCTACCTTTCCGAGATCCGCCGCTATCCCATCCTGACCCGCGAGGAAGAGCACGAGCTCGCCGTCCAGTACAAGGAGCTTGGCGACATCGAGGCGGCCTACACGCTGGTGCGCTCGAACCTGCGGCTCGTGGTGATGATCGCGCGGGAATACGAGCGCGCCTTCCGCAACCTCCTGGACCTGGTCCAGGAGGGCAACATCGGACTCATGGAGAGCCTCAAGAACTTCGATCCCTACCGCGGCGTGCGTTTTCCGTCCTACGCGGTCTGGTGGATCCGCGCCTACATCATCCGCTACCTCATGAACAACTGGCGCATGGTGAAGTTGGGTACTACCCAGGCCCAGCGGCGGCTGTTCTTCAACCTGCAGAAGGAAAAGGAGAAGCTTGAGGCCGAGGGCTTCGTGCCCGGCGCCAAGCTCATCGCGCAGCGGCTGGACGTGAAGGAGTCCGAGGTGATCGAGATGGACCAGCGGCTCTCGGGCCGCGACGTCTCCACCGATGCCCCCATGGCGCAGGGCGAGTCCCTCACCCTTCTCAACACGCTCACCGACAACAGCCCCACCCCCGAGGAACGCCTGGCCGACGCAGAATACCGCGAGGCGGTGAAGGCGCGGCTCACGGCCTTCGGCGAGGGCCTCAAGGACAAGGAGCTGGTGGTCTTCCGCGAGCGTCTTCTGGCGGAGGAGCCGCTCACGCTGCGCGAGATCGGAGAGCGCTACGGCATCAGCCGGGAGCGTGTCCGGCAGATCGAGAGCCGCGTCAAGAAGAAGCTCAAGAGCTACCTCTCCGAGGAGTTCGAGGTGCTCGAAGGCTTCAACGAGCGCGCTTGA
- a CDS encoding RidA family protein, giving the protein MSQELRNHAIRRTVIAFELINPSGLENPVGYSHLASISSGRLVLVAGQAPFNSDGEVVGKGDFAAQFRQVWENLRTAIEGAGGSPRNYATLTMYVTDVDAYHENRKEIGASYRATFGKHFPAITLIQVSGLYNPDCMVEVSGLAVID; this is encoded by the coding sequence ATGTCGCAAGAGCTTCGGAACCATGCAATAAGGAGAACGGTTATCGCCTTCGAACTCATCAATCCGAGCGGGCTGGAGAACCCGGTGGGGTACTCTCACTTGGCGAGCATCTCTTCCGGCCGGCTGGTGCTCGTGGCGGGACAGGCGCCGTTCAACTCCGACGGGGAAGTCGTCGGCAAGGGCGACTTCGCGGCCCAGTTCCGGCAGGTGTGGGAGAACCTGCGTACGGCCATCGAAGGAGCTGGAGGGAGCCCCCGAAACTACGCCACGTTGACCATGTACGTCACCGACGTGGACGCGTATCACGAGAACCGCAAGGAGATCGGTGCTTCCTACCGGGCGACTTTCGGAAAGCACTTCCCCGCGATTACCCTGATTCAGGTATCCGGACTCTACAACCCCGATTGTATGGTCGAAGTATCCGGGCTGGCCGTTATCGATTGA
- a CDS encoding LLM class flavin-dependent oxidoreductase: MKLDIEFNSGAQLPMDAIPALARAAEDSGFDCAWGGEANNKDPTVMLAAVAAVTSRLKVGTAVYHMLGRTPVSMALHAAGLDELSNGRFLFGLGISNPTIANWHGVAFDRPLARIREYLEIVQGALRGEKLDYEGSFYSARGFKLAFKPSGRGVPVYLAAFGPRMSRLAGRLSDGVLINMANPPEIRRIVENVREGARLAGKDPDALEIMCKVRCCVARDTGAARQALGRILTYYALADYYRDLLTRMGFGEEVTAIRDAWRASGFHAAAAQVTDRLFDGLPLVAGASVDEVLDKVRAYGEAGATRVILPYVPCTDDVVGEIRAFIDAFGRR; the protein is encoded by the coding sequence ATGAAGCTCGACATCGAATTCAACTCGGGCGCCCAATTGCCCATGGACGCCATCCCCGCGCTGGCTCGCGCGGCGGAGGACAGCGGCTTCGACTGCGCCTGGGGAGGGGAGGCCAACAACAAGGACCCGACGGTGATGTTGGCGGCGGTGGCGGCCGTGACGAGCCGGCTCAAGGTGGGCACCGCGGTATACCACATGCTCGGGCGCACGCCCGTGAGCATGGCGCTGCACGCCGCCGGCCTCGACGAACTGTCCAACGGACGCTTTCTGTTCGGGCTCGGCATCTCCAACCCCACCATCGCCAACTGGCACGGTGTGGCGTTCGACCGGCCCTTGGCGCGCATCCGCGAGTACCTGGAGATCGTCCAGGGGGCGTTGCGGGGCGAGAAGCTGGATTACGAGGGGAGTTTCTACAGCGCGCGCGGCTTCAAGCTCGCGTTCAAGCCGTCCGGCCGTGGCGTTCCCGTCTATCTGGCGGCTTTCGGGCCGCGGATGAGCCGCCTGGCGGGGCGGCTGAGCGACGGCGTGTTGATCAACATGGCGAATCCGCCGGAGATACGCCGGATCGTCGAGAACGTGCGTGAGGGGGCCCGGCTCGCGGGCAAGGACCCGGACGCGCTGGAGATCATGTGCAAGGTGCGCTGCTGCGTGGCCCGGGACACCGGGGCGGCGCGCCAGGCACTGGGGCGCATCCTCACGTACTATGCCCTGGCGGACTACTACCGGGACCTGCTGACGCGCATGGGCTTCGGCGAGGAGGTCACGGCGATTCGCGATGCGTGGCGCGCCTCGGGTTTTCACGCGGCCGCCGCGCAGGTCACGGACCGGTTGTTCGACGGGCTGCCCCTGGTGGCGGGCGCGTCCGTGGACGAGGTACTGGACAAGGTGCGGGCCTACGGCGAGGCCGGCGCCACGCGCGTGATCCTTCCCTATGTTCCGTGCACGGACGACGTGGTGGGAGAGATCCGCGCGTTCATCGACGCGTTCGGCCGGCGCTGA